A genomic segment from Aspergillus chevalieri M1 DNA, chromosome 7, nearly complete sequence encodes:
- a CDS encoding uncharacterized protein (COG:S;~EggNog:ENOG410QDZF;~InterPro:IPR012337,IPR036397,IPR001878,IPR001584, IPR018247,IPR036875;~PFAM:PF00665,PF00098;~go_function: GO:0003676 - nucleic acid binding [Evidence IEA];~go_function: GO:0008270 - zinc ion binding [Evidence IEA];~go_process: GO:0015074 - DNA integration [Evidence IEA]), with the protein MAGRPENPTLTPSQVNDEDVRKSVPIRKKPTQEKGIKIYPFTIDKLCEENARYWFHVMENQLKAQFSWEAIEYYHEVGRKEFSTILREDVEWFKINLKADMIIEQGLQPVTILDIKDLDNAGLKWDRLKEIFLKSSNAKKAMKLMKMANWTWDSTRMNEKEAYREIKQLGKEFVDMNGGNKITIEELVVLWYLRGLGDKYATLRDTVMSSNVTLDEDYILNRIDDMMHMKSGSTEKGSRVSNHGNKKKKGSKCYVCGRAGHFARECQSKHEDSESDIEWDQQKPKGRREGRQEHRRGGRQESRREGRQGKSSKQKGRLAGEQDDDSSQEELCEFSSYAAERSELGRFTSEKGSQANGSCPSVWCFDSGATSMSTGNRDIFEKLDMKSRGTLTIASGVQMPILGRGTVKFNLPNGSATVRLSNVIYVPGLTENLLSLEALHVAGFESRGSIRGYTLLKDGKIVARGRRIGKSTYLDTVSYTNALYVKPEQARKCVELNAKPDERTILQLLSRRAVRADDETEQRREIIHQRLGHPGRKRFNWCVETMDMDELKVRKRDKLLDDDCEICVKAKQVKSQSHLPVPRARRPLQRVYMDYWGPYVGGVGEERYYLSLIDDCTRYSWVFIKKDRTSSSVQNTLELWLRQAERETGKMLLVIRTDNAKEFLALEPWAQLKGIQLEFTEPYTPPQNGVAERFNRFILEVTRALLFNSGISKRYWKYAVVTANYLRNRTTGAKGSGGKTPYELWHGYEPDLTHLRIWGCRVLYHQRSNDKLESRVMEGTFLLYGKSDKQYAVLPKGADEIRLVTNPKFREREPGYLTMDKDSSAFEAPMMEPATNVNDAPRPTPMAIDVESQQRDAAPLGGKEASDQQGVANGQSRETNESTPEVDGSPLKSASKVDNAGNEADTQWEEQREVDAPLGEGHQKKVLLEGEKRQENLPQSDTGAIDEHQVERRHSGRTRQPSSTLMESRQTEKIYGRKRKAEGEDTGNSDRPAQRLRAHLARLAVATELLIGDREYEATEGARAAREKAGIRIPKSYNEAVNDPIYGSKWKEAIHKELSTLIGFGTWELKPRKEAEGTISSTRWVFDVKLGLDGRN; encoded by the coding sequence ATGGCTGGAAGACCTGAGAACCCGACATTGACGCCGTCGCAAGTGaacgatgaggatgttagGAAGTCTGTACCAATCCGGAAGAAACCAACACAGGAGAAAGGGATCAAGATATATCCTTTTACAATCGACAAGCTGTGCGAGGAAAACGCAAGGTACTGGTTTCATGTGATGGAGAACCAGTTGAAAGCCCAGTTCTCTTGGGAGGCGATTGAGTACTACCATGAGGTAGGAAGGAAGGAATTCAGCACTATTCTgagggaggatgttgagtggTTCAAAATCAACCTGAAGGCAGACATGATTATTGAGCAAGGCCTTCAACCAGTGACCATACTCGATATCAAGGACCTAGACAATGCTGGATTGAAATGGGATCGCCTTAAGGAGATCTTCTTGaagtcatccaatgccaaaaaggccatgaaattgatgaagatggccaattggaCATGGGATTCCACAAGGATGAACGAGAAGGAAGCATACCGAGAAATAAAACAACTGGGAAAGGAATTTGTTGACATGAACGGTGGTAATAAGATCACCATTGAGGAGCTGGTCGTGCTTTGGTATCTCCGTGGCTTGGGAGATAAATATGCGACTTTGAGAGATACTGTGATGAGCTCGAATGTGACACTAGATGAAGATTATATCCTCAATCGAATTGATGATATGATGCACATGAAGAGTGGGTCAACTGAGAAGGGATCACGGGTCTCCAATCAtggcaacaagaagaaaaaggggtCCAAATGCTATGTGTGCGGCCGGGCCGGACATTTCGCGAGGGAATGTCAGAGCAAGCATGAGGACAGTGAAAGTGATATAGAATGGGATCAACAAAAGCCCAAAGGTCGACGAGAAGGTCGGCAAGAACATCGGCGAGGAGGTCGACAAGAAAGTCGGCGAGAAGGTCGACAAGGCAAATCATCAAAGCAGAAGGGTCGACTTGCTGGAGAGCAAGACGATGATTCTTCCCAAGAGGAATTGTGCGAGTTCAGTTCATATGCAGCTGAGAGGTCAGAACTGGGTCGTTTCACGAGTGAAAAGGGAAGCCAGGCAAATGGCAGCTGTCCATCAGTATGGTGTTTTGACAGTGGAGCAACAAGCATGTCAACAGGCAATAGGGACATTTTTGAGAAATTGGACATGAAAAGCCGAGGAACACTGACTATTGCAAGTGGAGTTCAAATGCCAATTTTGGGCAGGGGAACAGTCAAATTTAACCTGCCAAATGGCTCTGCAACTGTCCGATTAAGCAATGTCATATATGTACCTGGGTTGACAGAGAATCTTCTATCTTTGGAAGCTCTCCATGTTGCTGGATTTGAATCAAGGGGTTCAATTCGAGGATACACACTActgaaggatgggaagatAGTTGCTAGAGGACGGCGAATTGGAAAATCGACCTACCTAGATACGGTATCATACACGAATGCTCTGTATGTGAAGCCAGAGCAAGCAAGGAAGTGTGTGGAATTAAATGCAAAGCCTGATGAGAGGACAATATTGCAGCTGCTTAGCAGGCGAGCTGTTAGGGCTGATGATGAAACTGAACAACGCCGTGAGATCATCCATCAACGATTGGGACATCCTGGAAGGAAGCGCTTTAATTGGTGTGTTGAAaccatggatatggatgaatTGAAAGTGCGCAAACGAGATAAACTGCTGGATGATGATTGCGAGATATGTGTCAAGGCGAAGCAGGTGAAGAGTCAGAGTCATCTCCCAGTCCCTAGAGCAAGGAGACCGCTCCAACGAGTGTATATGGATTATTGGGGTCCATATGTTGGAGGCGtaggagaagagagatacTACCTGTCGCTGATTGACGATTGCACGAGGTATTCATGGGTCTTTATCAAGAAGGACCGGACGTCTAGCTCAGTACAGAATACACTGGAGCTATGGCTGCGCCAGGCTGAGCGAGAGACTGGCAAAATGTTATTGGTCATAAGGACTGACAATGCAAAGGAGTTCCTAGCCCTGGAACCATGGGCCCAGTTGAAGGGCATCCAATTGGAGTTCACTGAGCCTTATACCCCTCCGCAAAATGGAGTTGCGGAGCGATTCAATCGGTTTATCCTTGAAGTCACCAGGGCATTGCTGTTCAATTCTGGAATCAGCAAGAGGTACTGGAAGTACGCGGTAGTTACAGCTAATTACCTGCGGAATCGGACAACAGGAGCTAAGGGTAGTGGTGGTAAGacgccatatgagctatggcatgggTATGAGCCAGACCTAACCCATCTGCGAATTTGGGGATGCCGGGTACTCTATCACCAGAGATCGAATGATAAGCTTGAGAGCAGGGTGATGGAAGGAACTTTCCTTCTGTATGGGAAGAGCGACAAACAATATGCTGTATTGCCAAAGGGCGCTGATGAAATTCGATTGGTCACCAATCCAAAATTCCGGGAACGGGAACCTGGATATTTGACAATGGATAAGGATTCTAGTGCATTTGAGGCACCAATGATGGAACCAGCAACCAATGTGAATGATGCGCCAAGGCCAACACCAATGGCTATTGATGTGGAAAGTCAGCAGAGAGATGCTGCACCATTGGGTGGAAAGGAGGCAAGTGATCAGCAAGGTGTCGCAAATGGTCAGTCAAGGGAGACCAATGAATCcacaccggaggtggatGGATCACCGCTGAAATCTGCAAGCAAGGTAGATAATGCGGGTAATGAAGCTGATACTCAGTGGGAAGAACAACGTGAGGTTGATGCCCCGCTGGGAGAAGGACATCAGAAGAAAGTTTTACttgaaggggagaaaagacaagaaaatctCCCACAGAGTGACACTGGTGCAATTGATGAGCATCAGGTAGAGAGACGACATTCAGGTCGTACACGCCAGCCATCAAGTACATTGATGGAGAGTCGCCAAACTGAGAAGATTTATGGTCGCAagcgcaaagctgaaggggaggacactgggaatagtgatcgtccagctcagcgcTTGCGAGCACATTTGGCGAGACTTGCAGTAGCTACTGAGCTACTGATTGGAGATCGAGAATATGAGGCTACAGAAGGAGCACGTGCTGCACGTGAGAAAGCTGGAATCCGCATACCGAAATCATACAATGAAGCCGTTAACGATCCGATATATGGCTCAAAGTGGAAAGAAGCTATCCACAAAGAGCTAAGCACCCTAATAGGCTTTGGCACATGGGAATTGAAGCCCCGAAAAG
- a CDS encoding uncharacterized protein (COG:S;~EggNog:ENOG410PSWN), with the protein MSEDIMQGPSLYHVYSTVFPRDYNVTAADKRHLYHVDNSIWTPKKPSLTLHAGTDNKAPIHAVCKYAHFSRHAKFGLGDPNQPNQVTWEDLTCQSWTRVKYRWRMPLRNHPASKHHAFVWKRTSNVGVTNSSPSIWAYDNYKLVDEKSEQVIAVFTSSSHKSVDKNGKLEIYVDYGQEFDVLVLITVIALIEKHRRAKHNASASGGGGGGGGC; encoded by the coding sequence ATGTCCGAAGACATCATGCAAGGCCCTAGCCTCTACCACGTTTATTCCACGGTGTTTCCAAGGGACTACAACGTCACTGCTGCCGACAAAAGACATCTATATCATGTGGATAACTCCATATGGACGCCAAAGAAGCCGAGTCTCACCCTCCACGCCGGCACGGACAACAAAGCCCCGATTCACGCCGTTTGCAAATACGCGCATTTCTCGAGACATGCCAAGTTCGGTCTGGGGGATCCTAATCAGCCCAATCAGGTCACTTGGGAAGACCTCACCTGTCAATCTTGGACCCGCGTCAAATACCGCTGGCGAATGCCGTTGAGAAACCACCCTGCATCCAAACATCATGCATTCGTGTGGAAGCGGACCTCGAATGTCGGCGTAACCAACTCGTCGCCTTCAATCTGGGCCTACGACAATTACAAGTTGGTCGATGAGAAGTCGGAACAGGTCATAGCGGTGTTCACCAGCAGCTCTCACAAAAGTGTCGATAAAAACGGCAAGCTGGAGATCTACGTGGACTATGGTCAGGAATTCGATGTACTGGTTCTTATCACTGTTATAGCTTTGATCGAGAAACACCGACGAGCGAAGCACAATGCGTCCGCtagtggcggtggtggtggtggcggcgGCTGCTAA